In the Setaria italica strain Yugu1 chromosome VI, Setaria_italica_v2.0, whole genome shotgun sequence genome, one interval contains:
- the LOC101777497 gene encoding probable serine/threonine-protein kinase PBL8 → MAAQPWRSLLCCVSGGGAAAGEEDAQSPPPRRSRSARKERDDNRERRQLLPASSSSSASRVSLSGLDSSGPLTPEDLSMTLSVSGSDLHAFTRAELRAATAGFARANYLGCGGFGPVYRGRLGAGLRPGLDAEREVAVKYLDPDCGTQGHREWLAEVFFLGQLRHGNLVKLVGYCYEDEHRMLVYEYMANGSLEKHLFKSLDGSMPWMRRMEIAVGAAKGLAFLHDADTPVIYRDFKASNILLDEDYTTKLSDFGLAKDGPQGDATHVTTRVMGTNGYAAPEYIMTGHLTAKSDVYSFGVVLLELLTGRRSVDRARRPREQSLVDWARPYLKKSDKLYRVMDPAMECQYSCKGAERAAMVAYKCLSQNPKSRPTMREVVQALEPILKMDDYLQIGPFVFTVIVEDINEKYEGKGEMADGETVNMRIETTVEEKRQSHQDRHRQKFPNSAVHADVVLHRDGELGTHISALRRHRRTSSYVKERGA, encoded by the exons ATGGCTGCGCAGCCGTGGAGATCGCTGCTCTGCTgcgtgagcggcggcggcgcggcggcgggcgaggaggaCGCGCAGTCACCGCCTCCGCGGCGGAGCCGGAGCGCGCGCAAGGAGAGGGACGACAaccgggagcggcggcagctgctaccggcgtcctcctcgtcatccGCGTCCCGGGTGTCGCTGTCGGGCCTCGACTCGTCCGGCCCGCTCACGCCGGAGGACCTCTCGATGACGCTCTCCGTCTCGGGGTCCGACCTGCATGCCTTCACCCGCGCGGAGCTGCGCGCCGCCACGGCGGGGTTCGCGCGCGCCAACTACCTCGGCTGCGGCGGGTTCGGCCCGGTCTACAGGGGCCGCctcggcgccggcctccgccccggGCTCGACGCCGAGCGGGAGGTCGCCGTCAAGTACCTCGACCCCGACTGCGGCACGCAGGGGCACAGGGAGTGGCTCGCCGAGGTCTTCTTCCTCGGCCAGCTCCGCCACGGCAACCTCGTGAAGCTCGTCGGGTACTGCTACGAGGACGAGCACCGGATGCTCGTCTACGAGTACATGGCCAACGGCAGCCTCGAGAAGCACCTCTTCAAAA GTCTCGACGGATCCATGCCGTGGATGAGGAGGATGGAGATCGCCGTCGGCGCGGCCAAGGGCCTCGCCTTCCTCCACGACGCCGACACGCCGGTGATCTACCGCGACTTCAAGGCGTCCAACATCCTGCTTGACGAG GACTACACCACCAAGCTGTCCGACTTTGGGCTCGCGAAGGATGGGCCTCAGGGCGACGCGACCCATGTCACGACACGTGTCATGGGGACGAACGGGTACGCGGCGCCCGAGTACATCATGACGGGACACTTGACCGCTAAGAGCGATGTGTACAGCTTTGGAGTAGTACTCCTAGAGCTTTTGACGGGTCGTCGGTCCGTCGATCGTGCTCGTCGCCCGAGGGAGCAGAGCCTGGTTGATTGGGCCAGGCCCTACCTCAAGAAGTCCGACAAGCTTTATCGGGTCATGGACCCGGCCATGGAATGCCAGTACTCGTGCAAAGGGGCCGAACGGGCCGCTATGGTGGCTTACAAGTGCCTGAGCCAAAATCCAAAGTCCAGGCCCaccatgagggaggtggtccaagCCCTCGAGCCCATATTGAAAATGGACGATTACCTTCAGATTGGCCCGTTTGTGTTCACGGTCATAGTGGAGGACATCAACGAGAAGTACGAGGGCAAAGGCGAGATGGCTGATGGTGAGACGGTTAACATGAGGATCGAGACGACGGTGGAGGAGAAGCGCCAGAGCCATCAGGACCGGCACCGGCAGAAGTTCCCGAACTCGGCGGTCCACGCCGACGTGGTGCTGCACCGGGATGGTGAACTCGGGACGCACATCAGCGCACTTCGGCGGCACCGGAGGACGTCGAGCTACGTCAAGGAGAGAGGGGCTTAG
- the LOC101777907 gene encoding LOW QUALITY PROTEIN: protein trichome birefringence-like 40 (The sequence of the model RefSeq protein was modified relative to this genomic sequence to represent the inferred CDS: inserted 1 base in 1 codon; substituted 1 base at 1 genomic stop codon) → MRLGSINGLRFKQLKLVILAFFMLFLLWKWDKGTFYDFGIHQPDLLTHPGHLKHIXNIFSXISLYHIYICSTGASLPPLSMIGSVDMADENEVPPAEKKECNYRNGKWVSDNRRPLYSGFGCKQWLSESWSCRLTQRIDFEYENFRWQPEACEMPEFEASKFLRRYVTTASPR, encoded by the exons ATGAGGCTTGGAAGTATAAATGGTTTGCGGTTCAAGCAGCTTAAGCTTGTCATTCTTGCATTTTTCATGTTGTTCCTTCTTTGGAAATGGGATAAAGGCACATTCTATGATTTTGGAATCCACCAGCCAGACCTTTTGACTCATCCAGGTCATCTTAAGCACA TAAACATTTTCTCTTAAATTTCTTTGTACCACATCTATATCTGCTCTACTGGTGCATCCTTACCACCACTATCCATGATAGGCTCTGTTGATATGGCAGATGAAAATGAAGTGCCACCTGCTGAGAAGAAAG AATGTAACTACAGAAATGGAAAGTGGGTTTCTGACAATCGTAGACCTCTATACTCGGGGTTTGGCTGTAAACAATGGCTTTCAGAGAGCTGGTCCTGCAGATTAACCCAGCGCATAGATTTTGAATATGAAAATTTTAGATGGCAGCCAGAAGCCTGTGAGATGCCAGAGTTTGAGGCctctaagttcttgaggaggtATGTGACCACTGCCAGTCCAAGATGA
- the LOC111255698 gene encoding protein trichome birefringence-like 16, whose protein sequence is MNIYSANRQILLIWTCFRMQDKTIAYVGDSLGRQMFQSMMCIVTGGKQRPDVEDVGAEYGFVLAPGAKKPDGWAYRFLSTNTTILYHLSSTLCNLEPLNPSDPETSYAMHLDRPAAFLKNNLYRLHVLILNTGDHWNEWNLRVNKWEMYLGGAPNNNRDIAVIQNAKNFTIHSVIKWFDAQLPHHPQLKVFFRSVSPRHFFNGDWNTGGRCDNTSPLAKGSAVHSNRSEDDDAESAVRGTRIRLLDVTALSRLREEGHISRYRIKGATSIQDCLHWCLPGVPDTWNEILAAQL, encoded by the coding sequence ATGAATATATATTCAGCCAATAGGCAAATACTGCTAATTTGGACATGTTTCAGAATGCAGGACAAAACCATTGCATATGTGGGTGACTCTTTAGGCAGGCAGATGTTTCAATCAATGATGTGTATAGTCACTGGTGGAAAGCAGAGGCCAGATGTGGAAGATGTCGGAGCGGAATATGGCTTTGTGTTAGCACCAGGTGCAAAAAAACCAGATGGCTGGGCCTATCGGTTCTTGAGCACTAACACAACAATTTTGTACCATCTATCGTCAACACTTTGTAATTTGGAACCTCTGAATCCCTCAGATCCTGAAACCAGTTACGCCATGCACCTTGACCGTCCAGCTGCTTTTCTGAAGAACAACCTTTACAGGTTGCATGTCCTGATCCTTAACACTGGTGACCACTGGAATGAATGGAACCTAAGGGTAAACAAGTGGGAGATGTATCTTGGTGGAGCACCAAACAACAACAGGGACATTGCTGTCATCCAGAATGCAAAAAATTTCACCATCCACAGTGTCATCAAGTGGTTCGATGCTCAGCTCCCGCACCATCCCCAGCTGAAGGTGTTCTTCAGATCGGTATCGCCTCGACACTTCTTTAACGGTGATTGGAACACTGGGGGGCGATGCGATAACACAAGTCCTTTGGCCAAAGGAAGTGCCGTCCACTCGAACCGTTCCGAAGATGATGATGCTGAGAGCGCGGTGAGGGGAACCAGGATCAGGCTGCTGGATGTCACTGCCCTATCGCGCCTGAGGGAGGAGGGGCATATATCACGGTACCGTATCAAGGGCGCAACGAGCATTCAGGATTGCTTGCACTGGTGTCTTCCTGGCGTGCCGGATACGTGGAATGAGATCCTTGCAGCCCAGCTATAG
- the LOC101778302 gene encoding protein trichome birefringence-like 14, which yields MRLGSINGLRFKQLKLVILAFFMLFLFWKWDKGTYYDSGILQPDPLVLTHPANSKFVDQHTSSEEDFPSADPLPQSVVKVEKQITGAPPPLTMVGYSVDVADENEVPPPEKKECNYRNGKWVSDNRRPLYSGFGCKQWLSESWSCRLTQRTDFAYEQFRWQPEACEMPEFEASQFLRRMQDKTIAYVGDSLGRQMFQSMMCMVTGGKQRPDVEDVGAEYGFVLAPGAKRPDGWAYRFPSTNTTILYHWSSTLCDLEPLNPSDHATSYAMHLDRPPAFLKNNLHRFHVLILNTGHHWNRGKLKANKWEMYLGGAPNNNRNIAVIWKAKNFTIHSVINWLDAQLPNHPQLKVFYRSISPRHFFNGDWNTGGRCDNTNPLAKGSGIHLNHSEDTDAEGAVRGTRINLLDVTALSRLRDEGHISRYSIKATPGVQDCLHWCLPGVPDTWNEILAAQL from the exons ATGAGGCTTGGAAGTATAAATGGATTGCGGTTCAAGCAGCTTAAGCTTGTCATTCTTGCATTTTTCATGTTGtttcttttttggaaatggGACAAAGGCACATACTATGATTCTGGAATCCTCCAACCTGATCCATTGGTTTTGACTCATCCAG CTAACTCAAAGTTTGTAGATCAGCATACATCCTCAGAAGAAGACTTTCCAAGTGCGGACCCATTGCCTCAGTCAGTAGTTAAAGTAGAAAAGCAAATTACTGGTGCACCACCACCATTGACTATGGTAGGCTATTCTGTTGATGTTGCAGATGAAAACGAAGTGCCGCCTCCTGAGAAGAAAG AATGTAACTACAGGAATGGAAAGTGGGTTTCTGACAATCGTAGACCACTGTACTCGGGGTTTGGCTGTAAGCAGTGGCTTTCAGAGAGTTGGTCCTGCAGATTAACCCAGCGCACAGATTTTGCATATGAACAATTTAGATGGCAGCCAGAAGCATGTGAGATGCCAGAGTTTGAGGCCTCTCAGTTCTTGAGGAG AATGCAGGATAAAACCATTGCTTATGTGGGTGATTCTTTAGGGAGGCAGATGTTTCAATCAATGATGTGTATGGTGACTGGTGGAAAACAGAGGCCAGATGTGGAAGATGTTGGAGCGGAATATGGCTTTGTGTTAGCACCAGGTGCAAAAAGACCAGACGGCTGGGCCTATCGGTTCCCGAGCACCAATACAACAATTTTGTACCATTGGTCATCAACACTCTGTGATTTGGAGCCTCTGAATCCATCAGATCATGCAACCAGTTATGCCATGCACCTTGACCGACCACCTGCTTTTCTAAAGAACAACCTTCACAGGTTCCATGTCCTGATTCTTAATACCGGCCACCACTGGAATCGAGGGAAGCTAAAGGCAAACAAGTGGGAGATGTATCTTGGTGGTGCACCAAACAACAACCGGAACATTGCTGTCATCTGGAAGGCCAAAAATTTCACCATCCACAGTGTCATCAACTGGTTGGATGCTCAGCTCCCTAACCACCCCCAGCTGAAGGTGTTCTACAGATCAATATCACCTCGACACTTCTTTAACGGGGATTGGAACACTGGGGGCCGATGTGATAACACAAATCCTTTGGCCAAAGGTAGTGGCATTCACTTGAACCATTCTGAAGACACCGATGCTGAGGGTGCGGTGAGGGGAACCAGGATCAACCTGCTGGATGTCACTGCCCTATCGCGTCTGAGGGACGAGGGCCATATATCACGGTATAGCATCAAGGCCACGCCGGGCGTTCAGGATTGTTTGCACTGGTGCCTTCCTGGTGTACCCGATACGTGGAATGAGATCCTTGCAGCCCAGCTGTAG